One part of the Hippoglossus hippoglossus isolate fHipHip1 chromosome 11, fHipHip1.pri, whole genome shotgun sequence genome encodes these proteins:
- the LOC117770367 gene encoding SH3 domain-binding protein 5-like, with product MDPLRNDSNCEEESQCAEEEEKVDPRIQGELEKLNQSTDDINRWESELEDCRQRFRAVLVEATVKLDEQVKRIGRAVDDSKPYWEARKAARQAQVEAQKATQEFQRAVEILRAAKETIALAEERLLEEESRQFDSAWQEMLNHATQRVMEAEQARTRSEAEHRKTASNYNSCISHMRQLEKKLKRSINKSRPYFELKAKYYLQLEQLKRHVDEHQAKLVVAKAQYREALRNLESISEEIHAQRRSLAMGTREQGVGAEGDGSNEDIANFKMESDGLSMVSVSIDEEGSHSSSSEEETNTSSPEALPSSASPSSSHPSTSASTPLDTPSPYPLSYISTLSSVPSSSSCPGSLKSVSPSSSHDSDSVCGSGHASPLLGPRSQCSGASSPDCDQERGDRAEGAEATLEAGLSKLTLTVAQKQGDSGDEQDPQYINPEVASSSSAPAIVLLNSV from the exons ATGGATCCTTTACGAAACGACAGTAACTGTGAGGAAGAGTCGCAGTGcgcggaggaggaagaaaaagtaGATCCAAGAATCCAG GGGGAACTGGAGAAGTTAAACCAGTCTACAGATGACATTAACCGCTGGGAGAGCGAACTCGAG GACTGTCGTCAGCGGTTTCGCGCTGTGCTGGTGGAAGCAACGGTGAAGCTGGACGAGCAGGTGAAGAGGATTGGCCGAGCTGTGGATGACTCCAAACCGTACTGGGAAGCACGCAAAGCAGCAAGACAG GCCCAGGTTGAAGCCCAAAAGGCCACTCAGGAGTTCCAGCGGGCGGTGGAGATCCTGCGGGCGGCCAAGGAAACCATAGCCCTCGCCGAGGAGCGGCTCCTCGAGGAGGAGAGCCGCCAGTTTGACTCCGCCTGGCAGGAAATGCTCAACCATGCCACACAGAGG GTGATGGAGGCAGAGCAAGCGAGAACACGCAGCGAGGCTGAGCACAGGAAGACGGCATCCAACTACAACTCCTGTATCAGCCACATGAGGCAGTTGGAGAAGAAGCTCAAACGCTCCATCAACAAATCCAG ACCATATTTTGAGCTGAAAGCCAAGTACTATCTACAGCTTGAG cAACTAAAACGTCACGTCGACGAGCATCAGGCCAAACTTGTGGTCGCGAAGGCCCAGTACCGTGAAGCGCTACGCAACCTTGAGAGCATCTCAGAGGAGATACATGCCCAGCGACGCTCCCTCGCCATGGGAACCAGGGAGCAGGGTGTGGGCGCGGAGGGAGATGGAAGCAACGAGGACATCGCCAACTTCAAGATGGAGTCAGACGGCCTGTCAA tggtgTCAGTGTCAATTGACGAAGAGggcagtcacagcagcagctcagaggaggagACCAACACCTCCTCACCAGAAGCCCTGCCCTCGTCAgcgtctccttcctcctcccatccttccaccTCCGCCTCCACCCCCCTCGACACGCCCAGCCCTTACCCCCTCTCCTACATCTCCACTTTGTCCTccgtcccctcctcctcctcctgtcccgGGAGCCTGAAGTCAGTGAGCCCCAGCAGCTCTCATGACTCAGACTCGGTGTGCGGTTCTGGGCATGCCTCACCTCTCCTTGGCCCTCGCAGCCAGTGCAGCGGAGCTTCCTCTCCAGACTGCGACCAGGAGAGAG gtgacagagcagagggagcagaggcCACGCTAGAAGCCGGTCTGAGTAAGCTAACCTTGACTGTTGCACAAAAACAAGGAGACTCTGGGGACGAACAAGACCCCCAGTACATTAACCCTGAAGtagcctcctccagctcagctCCTGCCATTGTGCTACTCAACAGCGTCTGA